A single window of Malus sylvestris chromosome 5, drMalSylv7.2, whole genome shotgun sequence DNA harbors:
- the LOC126624666 gene encoding protein OSB1, mitochondrial-like, with protein MKRGLSSIIRQRRSFGAIPQKPPRAMALERAIPAATSTTFLANPKVPAFFPTTNHLAFARRRFNLKFSMEYSRDQYNGSGSSIQVPIAFPRPAEVQWKKELCNMVHLIGVVGLPVEIKHLPSGKVLAWTRLAVKKSATDTSWINLTFWDELAHVAFQHVEKGQQIYVSGRLISDSVETDEGKQQTYYKVVVQQLNFVEKGFSSPALKDHDSDSFTAGKNLGNNATKNITETTQELWQAFFANPVDWWDNRNTKRNPKYPDFKHKDTGEALWIEGRNNPPWVKSQLAILDTRMGTLNDQEHNLHTDIFAGDSFSPF; from the exons ATGAAACGCGGTCTAAGTAGCATTATCCGACAACGGCGGAGTTTTGGCGCCATCCCCCAAAAACCGCCGAGAGCAATGGCGTTAGAGCGAGCAATTCCGGCAGCAACAAGCACAACCTTCCTCGCCAACCCCAAAGTTCCCGCATTTTTCCCAACCACCAACCACTTGGCCTTCGCACGGCGCCGGTTCAATCTCAAATTCTCGATGGAGTACAGTAGAGACCAGTACAACGGCAGCGGGAGCAGCATTCAGGTGCCGATAGCGTTTCCTAGACCGGCGGAGGTCCAGTGGAAAAAGGAGTTGTGCAATATGGTGCACCTCATCGGCGTCGTCGGTCTTCCCGTCGAAATTAAGCACCTCCCCTCCGGAAAGGTCCTCGCTTGGACCCGCCTCGCCGTCAAGAAGTCCGCCACCGATACCTCTTG gATTAATCTGACATTTTGGGATGAGCTTGCACATGTTGCTTTTCAGCATGTAGAGAAAGGCCAACAAATATATGTATCGGGCCGTCTGATTTCAGATTCTGTTGAAACCGACGAAGGGAAGCAGCAGACCTACTACAAG GTAGTTGTTCAGCAACTGAATTTTGTTGAAAAGGGCTTTTCATCGCCGGCATTGAAAGATCACGACTCTGATTCCTTTACAGCGGGCAA AAATCTTGGCAACAATGCCACAAAGAACATAACGGAAACAACACAAGAATTATGGCAAGCCTTCTTTGCTAATCCAGTTGACTGGTGGGATAATAGGAATACCAAG AGGAACCCAAAATATCCAGATTTTAAGCATAAAGATACTGGAGAAGCCTTGTGGATTGAAGGCCGGAACAATCCGCCGTGGGTGAAGTCCCAACTTGCCATACTGGATACAAGAATGGGGACCCTTAATGACCAAGAACATAACCTGCATACAGATATATTTGCCGGTGATAGTTTTTCGCCTTTCTAA